Proteins encoded by one window of Phytohabitans houttuyneae:
- a CDS encoding DUF6758 family protein: MSCPRCGGPVRPPDLMHTDWRCDDDGPVPPLHVAEHVSADIVSSMLAAVQKAQEACDRPPVPVWCPWPLPPGWMMTGAAWAGDDRTGVRATAVACSGPSPLRGGPADLMFVAEEPGVGLGNRYGGLPGLDPGALIADALGDEGLPAGDHGGPHAKIKVGGHPTPLWSVKSPTDRCAYAGEARGMWLYAIAWPASAGYLLAEHVVLHDLSEWLPPELVYGAPSPYMHGRA, encoded by the coding sequence GTGAGTTGCCCCAGATGTGGCGGTCCGGTGCGACCGCCGGACCTGATGCACACCGATTGGCGGTGTGACGACGACGGCCCGGTGCCGCCACTGCACGTGGCCGAGCACGTGAGCGCCGACATCGTGTCGAGCATGCTGGCGGCGGTGCAGAAGGCGCAGGAGGCCTGCGACCGGCCGCCGGTGCCCGTCTGGTGCCCCTGGCCCCTCCCTCCGGGCTGGATGATGACCGGCGCGGCCTGGGCGGGCGACGACCGCACCGGCGTGCGCGCCACCGCCGTGGCCTGCAGCGGACCGTCCCCGCTGCGTGGCGGGCCGGCCGACCTCATGTTCGTGGCGGAGGAGCCGGGCGTGGGCCTGGGCAACCGTTACGGCGGCCTTCCAGGGCTCGACCCGGGCGCGCTGATCGCCGACGCGCTCGGCGACGAGGGTCTGCCCGCGGGCGACCACGGTGGACCGCACGCGAAGATCAAAGTGGGCGGTCATCCGACTCCACTGTGGTCCGTGAAGTCGCCGACGGATCGGTGCGCCTATGCCGGAGAAGCCCGGGGAATGTGGCTGTATGCGATAGCCTGGCCAGCGAGTGCGGGTTACCTCCTCGCGGAGCATGTCGTGCTGCACGACCTCTCCGAGTGGTTGCCGCCCGAGCTCGTGTACGGCGCACCAT
- a CDS encoding TrmH family RNA methyltransferase produces MTVSGDEHEVGVGPWPGAWPADPRFDPDLLAHGDRRNVVDRYRYWRREAVVADLDERRHGFHVAIENWQHDLNIGTVVRNANAFLAAEVHIVGRRRWNRRGAMVTDRYQHVRHHETIEEFVAWAHAHDLPVVGIDNLPGAHPLEAVTLPRQCALLFGQEGPGLSDVARASCDQVFSIAQYGSTRSINAGVASGIAMHAWIRAHAGPPPEDTPPPSGDLDGEAASPAP; encoded by the coding sequence ATGACCGTGAGCGGCGATGAGCATGAGGTCGGGGTCGGACCCTGGCCCGGTGCGTGGCCAGCCGATCCGCGTTTCGACCCGGACCTGCTTGCGCACGGTGACCGGCGGAACGTGGTGGATCGCTACCGGTACTGGCGGCGCGAGGCGGTCGTGGCCGATCTCGACGAGCGCCGGCACGGCTTCCACGTGGCGATCGAAAACTGGCAGCACGACCTGAACATCGGGACGGTGGTGCGCAACGCCAACGCGTTCCTCGCGGCGGAGGTGCACATCGTCGGGCGGCGTCGATGGAACCGCCGGGGTGCGATGGTGACGGACCGCTACCAGCACGTACGCCACCACGAGACGATCGAGGAGTTCGTCGCCTGGGCACACGCGCACGACCTGCCCGTGGTGGGTATCGACAACCTGCCCGGGGCACACCCGCTGGAGGCGGTGACGCTGCCCCGGCAGTGCGCGCTGCTGTTCGGCCAGGAGGGCCCGGGCCTCTCCGACGTCGCGCGCGCCTCCTGCGACCAGGTTTTCTCGATCGCCCAGTACGGCTCCACCCGCTCGATCAACGCGGGCGTGGCCAGCGGAATCGCCATGCACGCGTGGATCCGGGCACACGCCGGTCCGCCCCCGGAAGACACGCCGCCACCGTCTGGAGACCTTGACGGGGAGGCTGCGAGCCCCGCACCGTAG